The DNA segment ATTCCTGAAAGGCTGCAAATGGACAGAAGATATTGGCCATATTTTAGTGGATTTGTAGGAGCTGTGGATGGAGTTCATGTATGTGTTAAAGTGAAGCCTGAACTACAAGGAATGTACTGGAATCGACATGATAGGACATCATTTAACATCATGGCGATATGTGATCTCAATATGTTGTTTACATATGTTTGGAATGGAGCACTCGGATCATGTCACGATACAGCAGTTCTCACGATGGCACAAGACGGTGATTCTGATTTTCCTTTGCCTCCAGGAGACAAGTATTATGTAGCTGATTCTGGGTATCCGAATAAGCAAGGTTTTTTGGCTCCATATAGATCTTCTCGGAATGGTGTTATTAGGTATCACATGTCTCATTTCAACAATGGTCCTCCTCCTAAGAATAAACAAGAACTGTTTAATCGATGTCATGCATCTCTACGTTCCGTTATTGAAAGGACATTTGGAGTTTGGAAGAAGAAATGGAGGATTTTGAGTGAATTTCCGAGATATGATATCGCAGTTCAAAAAAGAGTGGTAAGTGCTACAATGGGATTGCATAATTTTATCagaatttcaaattattttgatgaagattttgtTGAAGAAATGGGACATACAAATACCAGCAACGAAGATTCTGAAAATGAAATAAGTGACATGGAAACAGCAAATATGGCTGATGGAGATCATATGACAAACATTAGAGACAACATTGCCGATATGTTATGGGCAAatcattaaattattttacctttgtttatgtattttttattatgtgttttgatattttggtgTAATCTTTATTGTTTCAATATATGATCTGCACTTTTGAACTGCTTTTGCCATTCATAACTTTG comes from the Brassica rapa cultivar Chiifu-401-42 chromosome A01, CAAS_Brap_v3.01, whole genome shotgun sequence genome and includes:
- the LOC117126781 gene encoding putative nuclease HARBI1 → FQAFRICQLRSQNPHSLNHDERLELWNLENEQFEELIIQPSLSYYNRFFERGAPQTDGGLGWRNIWRRLQEDDAACLQLLRMSLGVFRSLCVILESKYGLHPTLNVSIEESVAMFLRICGHNEVQRDVGLRFGRTQETVNRKFFEVLRATELLACDYVKTPTRRELLRIPERLQMDRRYWPYFSGFVGAVDGVHVCVKVKPELQGMYWNRHDRTSFNIMAICDLNMLFTYVWNGALGSCHDTAVLTMAQDGDSDFPLPPGDKYYVADSGYPNKQGFLAPYRSSRNGVIRYHMSHFNNGPPPKNKQELFNRCHASLRSVIERTFGVWKKKWRILSEFPRYDIAVQKRVVSATMGLHNFIRISNYFDEDFVEEMGHTNTSNEDSENEISDMETANMADGDHMTNIRDNIADMLWANH